From Pelosinus fermentans DSM 17108, the proteins below share one genomic window:
- a CDS encoding L,D-transpeptidase has product MFCSSRNVISIFVLLIFILLPISAAAQQNNLPQIIINLPSRTLQLYYGNTMNKEYYVAIGKPSTPTPMGNFYIVSKERDPIWIPPGRNYVVMSGPDNPLGYRWMEFLPLYGIHGTNAPWTIGMAVSNGCVRMREEEAEELFEIVTNNTPVTITYERIKIDIGKSGKASIGIYPDVYGYNAITLADVNAKLAEYGYTGFVNEEFLSAILREESGKQVEFAKEQNIKINHTRLDQKGILVGNSTYLPVWAVASACKSGFIWDDKKKLIWKDNIAYQGLIKNDIIYSKIENIEKLFSLRTDFRENDELELNSD; this is encoded by the coding sequence GTGTTTTGTTCTTCAAGGAATGTAATCAGCATATTTGTTCTATTGATTTTTATCCTGTTGCCTATTAGTGCTGCGGCGCAGCAAAATAATTTACCTCAGATTATTATTAATTTGCCTAGCCGCACTTTGCAATTGTATTATGGTAATACAATGAACAAAGAATATTATGTAGCAATTGGTAAGCCCTCTACACCAACTCCCATGGGTAATTTTTATATTGTCAGTAAGGAACGTGATCCCATTTGGATTCCCCCCGGACGTAATTATGTTGTAATGTCAGGACCTGATAATCCCTTGGGGTATCGTTGGATGGAGTTTTTACCTTTATATGGAATACACGGAACCAATGCTCCTTGGACAATCGGCATGGCAGTATCGAATGGCTGCGTGCGAATGCGAGAGGAGGAAGCGGAAGAGTTGTTTGAGATTGTTACGAATAATACGCCAGTAACAATAACCTATGAGCGGATTAAAATTGATATTGGAAAAAGTGGGAAAGCATCAATTGGGATTTATCCGGATGTTTATGGCTATAATGCTATTACTTTAGCTGATGTGAATGCAAAACTAGCTGAATATGGATATACGGGATTTGTAAATGAAGAGTTTTTGTCAGCGATTTTAAGAGAAGAGAGTGGTAAGCAAGTAGAATTTGCCAAGGAGCAGAATATAAAAATAAATCATACTCGATTGGATCAGAAAGGAATTTTGGTTGGCAATTCCACTTATCTGCCAGTTTGGGCTGTTGCTTCAGCCTGTAAAAGTGGCTTTATATGGGATGATAAGAAAAAGTTAATTTGGAAAGATAATATTGCATATCAAGGTCTGATTAAAAATGATATTATTTATAGTAAAATAGAAAATATTGAAAAGTTATTTAGCTTACGGACGGATTTTCGGGAGAATGATGAATTAGAGCTCAATAGTGATTAA
- a CDS encoding two-component system sensor histidine kinase NtrB, translated as MYLAATSQNRLVHLVKEDEYKEYFESTTNGIIHLDREMRIKSLNREAERIGGVDHSAVIGKRAEFIFRKYGEQFLKIFDVSEYEDIKTANISLKMNDQIIYLHIDALRLVDSLGEFNGMIVILQDVSAVRAAIKQIQTTQMLVSLGELAAGVAHHVRTPLTTISGYLQVMLGRIDDDKYTVRRDVLETLLGEVSYINDVVKELILFAKPPVQKEPGVDLNRLLEEALLLSFKELGGEKININKELAKNLPIITADKNLIKQAIMNIMQNAIESMDGEGVLSIKSWMNAELSMLVLAINDTGAGITPEILSRIFEPFYTTKLDRVGLGLPIANRIIAEHGGFVNISAGEKGGTKVHVYLPIVDDCTNRLAVVHQQILNLQ; from the coding sequence ATGTACTTAGCGGCAACTTCGCAAAATAGATTAGTACATTTAGTAAAAGAAGATGAGTATAAAGAATATTTTGAATCGACGACAAATGGGATTATACATCTTGATCGAGAAATGCGCATAAAAAGTTTGAATCGGGAGGCAGAACGAATCGGAGGAGTGGATCATTCTGCTGTAATCGGAAAAAGGGCGGAATTTATTTTTAGAAAATATGGTGAACAATTCCTGAAAATCTTTGATGTTTCAGAATATGAGGATATTAAGACTGCTAATATTAGCTTGAAAATGAATGATCAAATTATTTACCTTCATATTGATGCATTGCGACTGGTCGATTCTTTGGGTGAATTCAATGGTATGATCGTTATATTACAGGATGTATCTGCTGTCAGAGCTGCCATAAAGCAAATACAGACTACACAGATGCTAGTGTCATTGGGGGAATTAGCAGCTGGTGTGGCTCATCATGTACGAACCCCCTTAACTACGATTAGTGGGTATCTGCAAGTTATGTTAGGGCGTATTGATGATGATAAGTATACTGTACGCCGTGATGTATTAGAAACTTTACTGGGTGAAGTGTCTTATATCAATGATGTAGTAAAAGAATTAATTCTTTTTGCAAAACCACCAGTGCAAAAAGAACCGGGTGTTGATTTGAATCGTTTGCTGGAAGAGGCATTATTGCTAAGTTTTAAAGAGTTAGGTGGTGAAAAGATCAATATAAATAAGGAATTAGCTAAGAATCTTCCTATTATTACTGCAGATAAAAATCTTATTAAGCAAGCGATAATGAATATTATGCAAAATGCTATAGAATCCATGGATGGAGAAGGGGTATTGAGCATAAAATCGTGGATGAATGCAGAGCTTAGTATGTTGGTGCTTGCGATAAATGATACTGGGGCAGGTATAACACCAGAAATATTGTCACGTATATTCGAACCTTTTTATACAACTAAATTGGATCGAGTCGGGCTGGGACTGCCTATTGCCAATCGTATTATTGCAGAACATGGTGGTTTTGTTAATATTAGTGCAGGTGAAAAAGGCGGTACAAAAGTACATGTTTACCTGCCAATTGTTGATGATTGTACCAATCGCTTAGCAGTAGTGCATCAACAAATCTTAAACTTACAGTAA
- a CDS encoding M48 family metallopeptidase, translating into MNTLKIDNHQLTYTIVSQKNRKSIQLKLTSSSHLTITAPTRFPKEDIEKIVFEKRKWLVKQITKLKAAANNPINKSVCDNAAILFLGQPHILKFMSKDTHKPTVHLEENQIMLNILPLTEKDAKAIAEKLLKQWYIHYATDTLAARTAFWASVIKVNPKRITIKEQKTRWGSCSSKGNINYNWRIIMAPMEVIDYLVIHELCHLRIPNHSQAFWQEVGKYSPHFKQCREWLRTNGTLIMTLLSCT; encoded by the coding sequence ATGAATACACTTAAAATTGATAATCATCAACTAACATATACTATTGTATCTCAAAAAAATCGAAAGTCGATTCAATTAAAATTAACATCATCCAGTCATCTAACTATAACTGCCCCTACCCGCTTTCCTAAGGAAGACATTGAAAAAATAGTATTTGAAAAAAGAAAATGGCTTGTAAAACAAATAACAAAATTGAAAGCTGCAGCAAACAACCCCATTAATAAATCAGTTTGTGATAATGCGGCAATACTGTTTTTAGGGCAGCCCCATATCCTTAAATTTATGAGTAAAGATACTCATAAACCTACAGTTCACTTAGAAGAGAATCAAATTATGCTGAATATTCTTCCTTTAACTGAGAAGGATGCAAAGGCAATAGCCGAAAAACTCCTTAAGCAATGGTACATCCACTATGCTACTGACACCTTAGCCGCAAGAACAGCTTTTTGGGCATCGGTCATTAAAGTAAATCCAAAACGAATTACCATTAAAGAACAAAAAACCCGCTGGGGGAGTTGTTCTTCTAAAGGCAATATCAATTATAATTGGAGAATCATCATGGCACCGATGGAAGTCATTGATTATTTGGTAATTCATGAGCTTTGCCATTTGCGCATACCAAATCATTCTCAAGCTTTTTGGCAGGAAGTAGGAAAATATTCACCTCATTTCAAACAATGTCGGGAATGGCTTCGCACGAATGGAACGCTAATCATGACCCTCCTCAGCTGTACATAA
- a CDS encoding MFS transporter gives MQDKLKNLPYYRWLIFIVTVMGTFMAVLDSSIVNVALPLIAASFGVELTDVQWVVTAYLLVISSLLPLFGKIGDMYGRRKIYLLGFAIFTIGSLLCSLSSTIWYLVASRVLQGAGASMLMSNAPAIISVTFPGKERGRVLGMNGTVVALAAMTGPSLGGILVGLFNWEWIFYINLPIGILAYLLGYYILPFEKKYAAGTFDFKGAALFALGMTGLLVVLSEGHEWGWNSLITGSIGIISLLLLSTFIWFEGKIKEPMIDLSLFKRWPFLAGNVSGLLSFMAMFSNNMLMPFYLHSVLLLTPTQIGLAITPFPLLMAIAAPLSGYLSERVSPVLLTSSGLGILMLGLFYLAALDAYSTIWHVAIGQGIMGIGNGMFQSPNNNSVLSSVPVRKVGLASGISALMRNVGMVSGTAVAVSVFESKRQQELAGALILNQDAYMSAFLAAYHLALIIGACFAGIGLIISLSRKGHVHLRVVK, from the coding sequence ATGCAAGATAAGTTGAAGAATTTACCTTATTATCGCTGGCTGATCTTTATTGTTACCGTAATGGGGACATTTATGGCAGTTTTGGATTCTAGTATTGTAAATGTCGCTCTACCGTTAATTGCTGCTAGTTTTGGCGTAGAATTAACAGATGTACAATGGGTGGTAACGGCATATTTATTGGTTATTTCAAGTTTGCTGCCCTTGTTTGGTAAGATTGGTGATATGTATGGTCGACGTAAGATTTATTTATTAGGATTTGCGATTTTCACAATTGGTTCACTATTGTGTAGCTTATCTAGTACGATTTGGTATTTAGTAGCTTCAAGAGTGCTGCAGGGTGCCGGTGCATCCATGTTAATGTCCAATGCTCCTGCGATTATAAGTGTAACATTCCCTGGCAAAGAGCGAGGGAGAGTCCTTGGAATGAATGGTACGGTAGTGGCGTTAGCTGCTATGACTGGACCGAGTTTAGGTGGGATTTTGGTAGGACTATTTAATTGGGAATGGATTTTTTACATTAATTTGCCAATTGGAATTCTTGCCTACTTATTAGGATACTACATTTTACCTTTTGAGAAGAAATATGCGGCTGGAACTTTTGATTTTAAAGGAGCTGCTTTATTTGCTTTAGGAATGACGGGGTTACTCGTGGTATTAAGCGAAGGACATGAATGGGGCTGGAATTCTTTAATAACAGGCAGTATTGGCATAATAAGCCTGTTATTGCTGAGTACGTTTATCTGGTTTGAGGGAAAAATTAAAGAGCCGATGATTGATTTATCCTTATTTAAACGTTGGCCTTTTCTTGCAGGGAATGTATCAGGCTTATTATCTTTTATGGCTATGTTTTCTAATAATATGCTCATGCCATTTTATTTGCACTCTGTTTTGCTGCTGACACCAACTCAGATTGGCTTGGCAATCACTCCTTTTCCCCTATTAATGGCAATTGCCGCTCCTCTTAGTGGTTATTTATCGGAACGAGTTAGTCCTGTATTATTAACCAGCAGCGGTTTAGGAATTTTGATGCTAGGTTTATTCTATTTAGCTGCATTGGATGCATATTCTACTATCTGGCATGTTGCTATAGGTCAGGGGATTATGGGGATTGGTAATGGGATGTTTCAATCACCGAATAATAATAGCGTATTAAGTTCCGTACCCGTTAGAAAAGTAGGATTGGCAAGCGGAATTAGTGCTTTAATGCGCAATGTTGGGATGGTAAGTGGTACAGCAGTCGCTGTATCTGTCTTTGAAAGTAAGAGACAGCAAGAGCTGGCGGGGGCTTTAATTCTAAATCAGGATGCATATATGAGTGCATTTTTGGCAGCATATCATCTTGCATTAATAATTGGTGCCTGTTTTGCTGGTATTGGACTCATTATCTCATTAAGTAGAAAAGGGCATGTACATTTAAGAGTTGTTAAATGA
- the dat gene encoding D-amino-acid transaminase translates to MRELGLINGRFVDMNEKVVTMEDRGHQFGDGVYEVTKVYNGKCFALRPHLDRLYQSLRAIRIPATYTFEELVQFHEALIKESGITEGAIYLQITRGAAPRVHPFPEQVVPCLTMSIRSSGPVKQELRDNGVKIILIPDERWLRCDIKSLNLLSNVLGKQQAKEAGCYEAVMVREGSVTEGTSSNFFVVKDGVIWTHPATNLILKGITRTILLERLAKELDLTILEKAFDVSFVKGASEAFLSGTSTEIMPVNSIDGKLVNDGVVGPITRKLQAAYTQLIDEECGWN, encoded by the coding sequence ATGAGAGAACTAGGATTAATAAACGGTAGATTTGTCGATATGAATGAGAAGGTTGTTACGATGGAAGATCGAGGACATCAATTTGGTGATGGAGTATATGAAGTTACCAAAGTATATAATGGTAAATGCTTTGCTTTAAGGCCGCATTTAGATCGCCTGTACCAATCTTTGCGGGCCATTCGTATTCCTGCAACGTATACCTTTGAAGAGTTAGTTCAATTTCATGAGGCTTTAATAAAAGAAAGTGGTATTACAGAAGGAGCTATTTACTTGCAGATCACGCGAGGGGCTGCGCCTCGAGTCCATCCTTTTCCTGAGCAAGTAGTGCCATGCTTGACTATGTCTATTCGATCTAGCGGACCGGTTAAGCAAGAATTGCGAGATAATGGTGTGAAAATCATATTGATACCTGATGAACGCTGGCTGCGCTGTGACATTAAGTCCTTAAACTTATTAAGTAATGTACTAGGTAAGCAACAGGCGAAAGAAGCTGGCTGTTATGAAGCGGTAATGGTAAGAGAAGGCTCTGTAACAGAAGGGACGAGCAGCAACTTTTTTGTAGTGAAGGATGGCGTGATTTGGACGCATCCAGCAACGAATTTAATTTTAAAAGGTATAACTCGTACGATTTTATTAGAACGACTTGCGAAAGAGCTAGATTTGACCATTTTGGAAAAAGCATTTGATGTATCTTTTGTAAAAGGCGCATCGGAAGCATTTTTGTCAGGGACTAGTACCGAAATTATGCCCGTTAATTCTATTGATGGAAAACTGGTAAATGATGGAGTTGTCGGTCCGATTACGCGTAAATTGCAAGCTGCATATACGCAGCTAATTGATGAAGAATGCGGATGGAATTAA
- a CDS encoding acyltransferase produces the protein MSQKKIIAIEYIRGISMLGVIGIHTGAYSLSNPKVNIHLFALLEILTRFSVPIFFFASAFGLFFTQNLTARFNYKDFLVRRLRTVLVPYLVWSIIYMIHYTFVSGDSTIWHPPLLYEFAFFGLASYQLYFLIILLWFYALMPLWRIAVSYIIQHPARNLSIILLLQILFNYYSSYILHADFSNHYINKLIYHRLSYWIFHYLFIFLLGAVCAVKYEHFKELIKNHQTAVANFFYLTLAGILSYYYYLLYWLHYTPEAAVNTAHQLSPIGVLYTLSTTLFLFMIFNKEKLPLGIKSILSRFGEHSYTVYLVHPLVMYYLINYIAGQNLMMTALVTIAFYLAATLISLAFSLIVKRVSTFLPIISLLLTGSKLSKPKSGV, from the coding sequence ATGTCTCAGAAAAAGATAATAGCAATTGAATATATTCGGGGCATATCCATGCTTGGAGTGATTGGCATCCATACTGGAGCCTACTCCTTAAGTAATCCCAAAGTAAACATCCATTTGTTTGCTTTATTGGAGATTCTCACACGCTTTAGCGTTCCGATTTTTTTCTTTGCTTCAGCTTTTGGCTTATTCTTCACACAAAACCTTACAGCTCGATTCAACTACAAAGACTTTCTCGTCAGACGATTACGTACTGTTTTAGTCCCATATCTCGTATGGTCCATTATATATATGATTCATTATACCTTCGTAAGTGGCGATAGTACCATATGGCACCCTCCCCTTCTCTATGAGTTTGCTTTCTTTGGACTGGCTTCCTATCAGCTTTACTTTCTGATTATTTTATTATGGTTTTATGCCCTCATGCCTTTATGGCGAATTGCCGTATCCTACATCATCCAGCATCCTGCCCGCAATCTGAGCATCATCTTACTATTGCAGATACTCTTTAACTATTATTCCAGCTATATACTACACGCCGATTTCAGTAACCACTATATAAATAAATTAATCTATCATCGTCTGAGTTACTGGATTTTCCACTATCTATTTATCTTCTTATTAGGAGCTGTATGTGCTGTAAAATATGAGCACTTCAAAGAATTGATCAAAAATCATCAAACCGCTGTCGCAAACTTTTTTTATCTAACTCTGGCAGGAATCTTATCTTACTATTATTATTTGCTATATTGGCTGCACTACACACCAGAAGCTGCTGTCAATACCGCTCACCAGCTTAGTCCTATCGGAGTACTATATACCTTATCCACCACATTATTTTTGTTCATGATATTCAACAAGGAAAAGCTTCCCCTTGGAATCAAAAGCATCCTTTCCAGGTTTGGTGAACATTCCTATACAGTTTATCTTGTCCATCCTTTGGTCATGTATTATCTCATCAATTATATCGCTGGACAAAACCTAATGATGACCGCCCTTGTCACCATTGCATTTTATCTAGCAGCAACCCTTATCAGTCTGGCCTTTTCTCTTATTGTAAAACGAGTAAGTACATTTCTGCCAATTATCAGCCTTTTATTAACAGGCAGTAAATTATCAAAACCAAAATCCGGTGTATAA
- the pyk gene encoding pyruvate kinase — protein MYNIIKKTKIICTLGPSTDKPGVLESLLEAGMNISRFNFSHGSHEEQGKRIQMLRTASKQLNKNIAFLLDTKGPEIRLGKFVNGKVQLKIGQAFILTSKEILGTVKMASVNYKSLPQEVAAGNTILLSDGLVSLHVDDVIGDEIITTVQNSGEISDRKRVAVPGVSLNLPFLSKEDEADILFGVKQDMDFIAASFVQRAADIIEIRKLLEVVNGQMEIIAKIENAEGVKNIDEILKVADGIMVARGDLGVEIPAEEVPIVQKILIEKCNKVGKPVITATQMLESMMMNPRPTRAEASDIANAILDGTDCIMLSGETASGCYPVETLQTMVRIAMRTEESLKYNTLLLSKGMTLKNTTTDAISHATVQIAYELNAAAVITATEHGHTARMISKYRPQANIIAVTPHDKTLRRMMLFWGVQPVLGVTTKNSDEMVQNATAKSVEQGLVNEGDLVVVTAGVPAGMSGTTNMIRVHVVGRILLRGVGIGQRSVSGNICVAHSIKEVKSKFRPGDILVVTGIDEETAIYASKAAAIIAEEGGLTSNAAIVGISVGIPTIIGVDGAVKRLQDGMLVTVDGARGLIYQGEINAR, from the coding sequence GTGTACAACATAATAAAAAAGACGAAAATTATCTGTACATTAGGGCCAAGTACTGATAAGCCAGGTGTTTTGGAAAGTTTACTGGAAGCTGGCATGAATATTAGTCGATTTAATTTCTCTCATGGATCTCATGAAGAGCAGGGAAAGCGTATCCAAATGTTGCGCACAGCCAGTAAACAATTAAATAAGAACATTGCCTTTTTGCTAGATACCAAAGGACCAGAAATAAGGCTTGGTAAATTTGTCAACGGGAAAGTTCAGTTAAAAATAGGACAAGCATTTATTTTGACATCAAAGGAGATCTTAGGAACTGTAAAGATGGCGTCCGTAAATTACAAGTCATTGCCGCAAGAAGTAGCTGCTGGTAATACGATTTTATTATCAGACGGATTAGTCAGTCTTCATGTGGATGATGTAATCGGAGATGAGATTATTACCACTGTACAAAACAGTGGTGAAATTAGTGATCGTAAAAGAGTAGCGGTGCCTGGTGTGAGTCTTAATTTGCCTTTCTTATCAAAAGAGGATGAGGCAGACATTTTATTTGGCGTTAAGCAGGATATGGATTTTATTGCTGCGTCTTTTGTCCAGCGTGCAGCAGATATAATAGAGATTCGTAAATTATTAGAAGTTGTGAATGGGCAAATGGAGATTATTGCTAAGATTGAAAACGCTGAAGGCGTGAAAAATATTGATGAAATATTAAAAGTCGCTGATGGAATTATGGTAGCTAGAGGTGATTTGGGTGTAGAAATTCCTGCTGAAGAAGTTCCTATTGTACAAAAAATCTTAATTGAAAAATGTAATAAGGTGGGAAAACCTGTTATTACCGCGACACAAATGTTAGAATCGATGATGATGAATCCTCGCCCGACAAGGGCGGAAGCCAGTGATATTGCCAATGCTATTTTAGATGGAACCGATTGTATCATGCTCAGTGGTGAAACCGCGTCAGGATGCTATCCGGTTGAGACTCTGCAAACAATGGTGAGGATTGCCATGCGCACGGAAGAGTCTTTGAAATATAACACGCTGTTACTCTCGAAAGGTATGACATTGAAAAATACAACTACGGACGCGATTAGCCATGCTACGGTACAGATCGCTTATGAATTAAATGCTGCTGCGGTTATCACGGCGACAGAACATGGGCATACAGCTCGCATGATCTCGAAATATCGTCCTCAAGCCAACATCATTGCAGTTACGCCCCATGATAAGACCTTACGTCGTATGATGCTGTTTTGGGGTGTTCAACCTGTTTTAGGCGTAACTACCAAAAATTCAGATGAAATGGTACAAAATGCCACCGCTAAATCCGTGGAACAAGGTTTAGTTAATGAAGGCGATTTAGTTGTTGTCACCGCGGGTGTGCCTGCTGGAATGTCTGGTACGACCAATATGATTCGTGTTCATGTTGTTGGAAGGATCTTATTGCGAGGAGTTGGAATTGGTCAGCGATCGGTATCTGGAAATATTTGTGTTGCTCACTCCATTAAAGAAGTTAAAAGCAAGTTTCGTCCGGGAGATATTTTAGTCGTAACAGGCATCGATGAAGAAACCGCTATTTATGCATCTAAAGCAGCAGCCATTATTGCAGAGGAGGGGGGATTGACTTCTAATGCCGCTATCGTTGGTATTAGCGTTGGAATACCAACGATAATCGGGGTAGATGGTGCAGTGAAACGTTTGCAGGATGGAATGCTGGTTACTGTTGATGGAGCAAGAGGGCTCATCTATCAGGGAGAAATTAACGCTAGATAG